The genomic window GTTTGGAAAAAGAAGTTGCCGCAACCATAGCTAAAATTTATAAAGACAAAGGCTGTGAACGTCCAAGCTATCAAGGTGAATTACCCGATGGCAACGACGGTTTAGGTTTAATGTTAATTGGTGTTACTGGCGATCAAGTTCTACCTCCAGCGGTATATCAAGCGATAAAAGCTAAAACCTTAACGCTAGTGCGTGGCACGGTACAAGCCGATATTTTAAAAGAAGATCAAGCGCAAAATACCTGTATTTTCTCCACTGAATTTGCCCTACGTTTAATGGGGGATGTGCAAGAGTACTTTATTGAAAAAGGTGTGCGTAATTTCTATTCAGTGTCTATTTCTGGCTATCATATAGCAGAAGCTGGCGCGAACCCGATTACTCAATTGGCGTTAACGTTGGCAAACGGTTTTACTTTTGTTGAATATTACCTAAGCCGCGGTATGGACATTAATGAATTTGGTCCTAACTTATCGTTTTTCTTCTCAAACGGTATCGACCCAGAATACGCTGTCATTGGCCGAGTGGCTCGTCGTATTTGGTCAAAAGCGATGAAGAATAAATATGGTGCCAATGCTCGCGCGCAAATGTTGAAATATCATATTCAAACATCGGGTCGTTCATTGCATGCTCAAGAAATTGATTTCAATGATATTCGTACCACATTACAAGCACTTTATGCGATAAACGATAACTGTAACTCTTTGCATACTAATGCTTATGATGAAGCTATTACCACGCCTACCGAAGACAGTGTTCGTCGTGCGATGGCGATTCAATTAATCATTAACCGTGAATTAGGACTTTCTAAAAATGAAAATCCTATTCAAGGCGCGTTCATTATTGAAGAGTTAACGGATTTAGTTGAAGATGCCGTATTAACTGAATTTGATCGTATTAACGAACGTGGTGGTGTACTTGGTGCCATGGAAACTATGTATCAGCGTGGTAAAATTCAAGAAGAAAGTATGTATTACGAGCATTTAAAACACTCAGGTGAATATCCTATTATAGGTGTAAATACTTTCCTTAGTTCTACGGGCTCGCCAACGATTGTGCCTGAAGAAGTTATTCGCGCTACCGAAGAAGAAAAAACTTATCAAATTGATATGTTAGCGAGTTTAAACAAAGCCAATGCAGCAGAAGTAGAAGTCTTACTTAAGCGTTTACAAACAGCCGCCATTAATCATGAAAATATTTTTGAATTAATGATGGATGCTTGTAAGGTTTGTTCTTTAGGGCAAATTGTCAGTTCGTTATTTGAAGCAGGCGGTCAATATCGTCGCAATATGTAACACGAGTAAATAGTCAGTTTATTAGATTAGAGTAAAGTAGTGTCTGTGCACTACTTATACTTTGATGTTAATTCTTCATACACCTTTATTTAGATAATTGAATAGGAATAATTATGTCAACGTTGATCACGGAGTTAAGGCAAGTACCAGATAAATTTACGGCTTTTCGTATTCATCAAATACAAGAGGGTGATAAGAAAAAAATCACCAGTGGGTTTGAGCAAGTTGGTATTGATGATCTAACCGCAGGTGAAGTGGTTATTAAAGTCGCCTATTCAGACATTAATTATAAAGATGCTCTAGCTGCCACAGGAAAAGGAAGAATCTTACGTACTTATCCCTTAGTAGGCGGTATTGATTTATCGGGTGTTGTGGTTAGCTCTGTTGATGATAGGTTTGAAGCTGGTGATAAAGTGCTGGTTTGCGGCGCGCAATTATCTGAACTCTATGATGGTGGTTACAGTGAGTATGCGCGGGTAAAAGCAGATTCAGTCGTGGCATTGCCAACAGGCGTGAGTTTACGTGATGCGATGGCACTCGGTACCGCAGGATATACTGCCGCTCTTGCTATTCAGCGTATGGAAGATAATGGTCAAATTCCAGAGCGAGGTCCGATTGTTGTCACCGGCGCTACCGGTGGTGTTGGTAGTTTTGCTATTAACATGCTGTCAAATATTGGTTATGAAGTGATCGCTTTTACGGGTAAAACAGAACAAGAAGATTATTTAAAAACGCTCGGTGCGACTAAGCTTATTAGTCGTCATGATATTGAAATGGGTAGCAAACCACTAGAAAATGCACAGTGGGGTGGGGCGGTCGATAGTGTTGGCGGTGAAACGTTAGCTTGGCTAACACGCACCACCCATGTTTGGGGAAATATTGCTTCAATTGGTTTAGCTGGTGGCTTCAAATTAGAAACCAC from Colwellia sp. PAMC 20917 includes these protein-coding regions:
- a CDS encoding oxidoreductase, which translates into the protein MSTLITELRQVPDKFTAFRIHQIQEGDKKKITSGFEQVGIDDLTAGEVVIKVAYSDINYKDALAATGKGRILRTYPLVGGIDLSGVVVSSVDDRFEAGDKVLVCGAQLSELYDGGYSEYARVKADSVVALPTGVSLRDAMALGTAGYTAALAIQRMEDNGQIPERGPIVVTGATGGVGSFAINMLSNIGYEVIAFTGKTEQEDYLKTLGATKLISRHDIEMGSKPLENAQWGGAVDSVGGETLAWLTRTTHVWGNIASIGLAGGFKLETTVMPFILRGVSLLGINSVEMPLSVRTQAWKRLATDLKPTKLELISPTTIEFRDLGNAFDAYVDGTVTGRTVVAIDTSL